DNA from Orbaceae bacterium lpD01:
CTGCTGATATGAAGCCATCACACTATCAACCCCAGCTAAGGTTACGCCGCGTAAAATAAATGGCGCAACGGTTGAAGGAAAATCCATCCCTTGAGCAAGTCCACAAGCCACCACGACGCCTTGGTACTGCATCTGTGCGCAGACATTGGCTAGTGTAAAAGAACCGACGGCATCAATCGCCCCAGCCCACTGCTCTTTCTGCAGCGATTTACCTGCTGCGGATAAAGTCGATCTATCGATCACATGCTGTGCACCAAGCTGCATTAAATAGTCAGATTGTGCCATTTTTCCAGTAGCTGCTGTGACTTGATAACCTAGCTGTGAGAGCAGTGCAATAGCAAAAGAGCCGACACCGCCACTTGCGCCCGTCACCAGAATCGGGCCTTGCGTAGGCATTACGCCAGCATGGATTAATTTCATGACACAGAGTGCAGCAGTATAGCCGGCCGTGCCTATCGCCATAGTATCCCAGGCGGATAAAGCCATCGGTTTTGGGATTAACCAACGGCTATCTAAACGAGCATATTGTGATAAGCATCCCCAATGCTGCTCACCGACACCCCAACCATTGAGTACCACTATATCGCCGACGTGATAACGATTATCCTCGCTCTCAACCACCTGACCGACACCATCAATACCGAGTACTAATGGCGAAATTCTGGCAATGGGACCTCGGCTGGTTATCGCTAAAGCATCTTTGTAATTTAATGAAGAGTAATCGACTTTGATAAGTACATTGGCTTGCGGTAAATCCTGCTGATTTAATGTGGCTATTTCCACTTTAGCCGGTTCACTTTTTTGGGCTGATTTAGTGAGTAGTAATGCGTGAAAAGTCATCGTTAATTCCTCAATAAGAACCGGATCGCTAATCTATCCGGATTAAATTTATCTGGCTATATTAAATGATCCTGGTCGGTTTGGATTCAAAAAAATAAAATTTTATTATGACTGCCGCTCGATTAATAAAATCTATAACCAAATCATCTGACAACTCATCAGATCAATCGACCAGATCGACATTGCCCTTTTCATTTGATTCAATTCATGTACAATCGACGTTGTTAACCCAATAGGATAACGTTATGTTATATAATAACAAATCAAAAAAACAGGCCGAACATTTACACCATCATACCGCAGATATCCATCAACATACGCATGATCACGTACATCACGATCATGAAGAGAGCGATTCAATCCCCCCGATACCTGACACCGCCGAGCAGAATAATCCCATCAACGCGGTGGCTGCTGATCAGCAATATAGCTGGAAAATCGCTGGCATGGACTGCATAAGCTGTGCAAAAAAAATAGAAAATAGTCTTAAATCACTCCCAGCGGTGAGCCAAACGCGCCTGATTTTTGCGACTGAAAAATTAGTCGTTACGGCAAACAGTTCAGATCCTAGCTTGGCCACTCAAATTGAGGAGAATATTCGTCGTTTAGGTTTTATGCCAACACGTTTAGATGCAAAGGTTTCAAGCGAGGCAGATAATCAGCATCACGATCATGACGGACATAATCATTCACATATGCTCAATAAGCGTAGCATTGTGAATTTGGTCATCCTCGCGGTATTGATTGTCATCAGTACCCTTATCACGCTGTTATGGAGCCCCTCACTGGGTAACTATGCCTTTATCCTCAGTTCGCTATTTGGTCTGTACCCTATTTTAGGGAAAGCCTGGCGATTAATCCGTGCCGGTAGCCCTTTTTCGATTGAAAGTTTAATGTCGATTTCGGCGCTCGGTGCACTGTTTATTGGAGCCGCTGAAGAGGCTTCAATGGTGTTATTCCTATTTATGATTGGTGAAATGCTTGAAGCCTTAGCCGCTAATCGTGCCAAAAAAGGGATATCTGCTTTAGTCGCCTTAATGCCAGAAGAGACCATCAAAATTGAGGACGATCTGCGTCGTGCGGTATCGAGTAGATCATTAATACCAGGTGATATTATTGAAGCAGCTTCCGGGAGCCGCTTACCTGCCGACGTGCAGCTCATTAGTGCGATGGTCACGATTGATGAAAGTGCATTAACTGGCGAATCAATGTCGGTTGAGTATCGCCGCGGCGAGACTATTATGGCGGGCTCAATGGTGGTGGATAAAACAGTTCAGTTACAAGTGGTGTCAAAGTCAGGTCAAAATGCCGTCGATCGCATATTACAACTGATTGAAAATGCTGAAGAGCGAAAAGCGCCGATTGAACGCTTTATCGATAAGTTTAGCCATTACTATACCCCAGCAATCGTGCTATTAGCCGTACTGGTGATGAGTATTCCCCCCCTGTTTACCGCGCAAGATTGGTATCCCTGGATTTATCGTGGGTTAACCTTGTTGCTCATTGGCTGTCCCTGTGCGCTGGTCATTTCGACGCCCGCCTCCATCACCTCAGCATTATCGACCGCAGCACGAAATGGGGTGTTAATTAAAGGTGGCGTCGTGCTTGAACAGTTGGGCCATGTTCAGACCATGGCATTTGATAAAACCGGCACCCTCACCGCAGGAAAACCACAAATAACCGATATGATCAGTGAGTCACTCTCTGAGCAGACACTTTTGCAAACAGCGGCAGCCGTTGAAGTGGGCTCTTCACACCCTCTGGCTAAAGCGATCATCCAGAAAACCCAAGCACTTGAAATAACCATTACCGAGGCGAGGGAGCGACAAGCCATTGCCGGTGTGGGTATTAAAGGATTAGTCAACGATGTACTCATTTATGTTATCTCACCCAATAAAGCAGCAACCCTTGATCTTGCTTTGAGTGATACATGGCTAACACGGATAGCCCAATTAGAGAATCAAGGTAAGACCGTTGTCTTGATCGCCAATGAGTCACATATATTAGGACTGATTGCTTTACAAGACCAAATCCGTCCAGAAGCTAAAGCGGCCATCGCGCAGATCAAATCACTAGGGATTACCCCGATTATGCTCACCGGTGATAATGCCCGATCCGCTCAGGCGATAGCGACCGAGTTGGCAATCGATTTTCGTGCACAGCTTCTGCCCGCTGACAAGCTGGCCGAAATTGAAACACTCAGTCACACCTCAGTCACCGCAATGATTGGTGATGGCATCAATGATTCCCCAGCGATCAAAGCCGCAACCGTAGGGATTGCCATGGGCGAAGGCACTGATGTCGCACTCGAGACGGCGGATGCAGCACTGAGTAAAAATAATCTACTCAGTGTACCTAAACTGATTCAATTAGCGCGAGCGACTAATCGAAATATTCGACAAAATATCAGCTTAGCCTTAGCGGTAAAAGCCATTTTCTTGATCACCAGTATCTTAGGGATGACTGGACTTTGGTTCGCCGTGCTGGCTGATTCAGGCACCACCGCTTTAGTCACCGCTAATGCGTTACGTTTGTTAAAATTTAAACCTAGATCATAATTCACCGATAATAAAAAAGCCCTGATTAACTGAGTCAGGGCTTAAATCGAATAAGATGTGGTATGTTTAGCGGCAATCAGCGCGAGAGGTGCGCACCGAGCGAACAATCAGCAGCCTCAATTTACTCAGTAGAAAAAAGCTTCTTTTAACAGACTAAAAGCAATATAGAACATCAGACAGCCTACAGCAAAATCAAGGATCACCCACATTCTCTTCTGTTTGAATAGTGGCGTTAATAATCTGGCACCATAGCCAATTCCATAAAACCAGATTGCCGAAACACTTACAGCACCAATTAAAAATAGTAATTTCTCTTCATAGCTTAAAATCGCCGTCACGCCGCCCACAATGACCACCGTA
Protein-coding regions in this window:
- a CDS encoding MDR family oxidoreductase — encoded protein: MTFHALLLTKSAQKSEPAKVEIATLNQQDLPQANVLIKVDYSSLNYKDALAITSRGPIARISPLVLGIDGVGQVVESEDNRYHVGDIVVLNGWGVGEQHWGCLSQYARLDSRWLIPKPMALSAWDTMAIGTAGYTAALCVMKLIHAGVMPTQGPILVTGASGGVGSFAIALLSQLGYQVTAATGKMAQSDYLMQLGAQHVIDRSTLSAAGKSLQKEQWAGAIDAVGSFTLANVCAQMQYQGVVVACGLAQGMDFPSTVAPFILRGVTLAGVDSVMASYQQRIEAWRLLAKYLNHTHLTQIAKTISLSQVLDTAQQMIAGEITGRFVVDVNQ
- a CDS encoding zinc/cadmium/mercury/lead-transporting ATPase; translated protein: MLYNNKSKKQAEHLHHHTADIHQHTHDHVHHDHEESDSIPPIPDTAEQNNPINAVAADQQYSWKIAGMDCISCAKKIENSLKSLPAVSQTRLIFATEKLVVTANSSDPSLATQIEENIRRLGFMPTRLDAKVSSEADNQHHDHDGHNHSHMLNKRSIVNLVILAVLIVISTLITLLWSPSLGNYAFILSSLFGLYPILGKAWRLIRAGSPFSIESLMSISALGALFIGAAEEASMVLFLFMIGEMLEALAANRAKKGISALVALMPEETIKIEDDLRRAVSSRSLIPGDIIEAASGSRLPADVQLISAMVTIDESALTGESMSVEYRRGETIMAGSMVVDKTVQLQVVSKSGQNAVDRILQLIENAEERKAPIERFIDKFSHYYTPAIVLLAVLVMSIPPLFTAQDWYPWIYRGLTLLLIGCPCALVISTPASITSALSTAARNGVLIKGGVVLEQLGHVQTMAFDKTGTLTAGKPQITDMISESLSEQTLLQTAAAVEVGSSHPLAKAIIQKTQALEITITEARERQAIAGVGIKGLVNDVLIYVISPNKAATLDLALSDTWLTRIAQLENQGKTVVLIANESHILGLIALQDQIRPEAKAAIAQIKSLGITPIMLTGDNARSAQAIATELAIDFRAQLLPADKLAEIETLSHTSVTAMIGDGINDSPAIKAATVGIAMGEGTDVALETADAALSKNNLLSVPKLIQLARATNRNIRQNISLALAVKAIFLITSILGMTGLWFAVLADSGTTALVTANALRLLKFKPRS